From Candidatus Rubrimentiphilum sp., one genomic window encodes:
- the ftsW gene encoding putative lipid II flippase FtsW, whose amino-acid sequence MKSAAAKRAERAQELPRSYVASPPDTWLFIAVTSLVAIGLVMIFSASSAQAYADHHDTAYYVKRQAIYLVVGLFLAYWAYRIDYRKLRAFAPYALLLCIAGLLTVFVPHIGMTVSGARRWIGAGAFSLQPSEFAKLGLVIYLSAALASRGDRITSLTRGLAPLCVPVFLTAMLVLIEPDIGTSSLIIFTAFAMFFAAGARIEHLLMVVAVTVPPVAIAIMSSPYKRARMLAFLHPFKDAQNTGFHIVQSLLALGSGGLFGVGLGESRAKFFYLPEQYTDFIFSVLGEELGLIGTATVLILFGTLAYRSIRIAIAAPDRFGFFLATGCAAMIVIQAFVNIAVVTSSWPVTGVPLPFISFGGSSLIVSLIAVALIINVGRHRRLNP is encoded by the coding sequence ATGAAGTCTGCCGCAGCGAAACGCGCCGAGCGCGCTCAGGAACTGCCGCGTTCATACGTCGCCTCGCCTCCCGACACGTGGCTCTTTATTGCGGTCACGAGTCTGGTCGCGATCGGCTTGGTGATGATCTTCAGCGCCTCGAGCGCACAAGCGTACGCCGATCATCACGACACGGCATACTATGTGAAGCGCCAGGCAATCTATTTGGTTGTCGGCCTGTTCCTCGCATATTGGGCCTACCGGATCGATTACCGCAAGCTGCGCGCGTTCGCGCCATACGCGCTGCTCTTGTGCATCGCGGGGCTGCTGACGGTGTTTGTGCCGCACATCGGCATGACGGTCTCGGGCGCGCGCCGGTGGATCGGCGCCGGAGCGTTCTCGCTCCAGCCGTCGGAGTTTGCCAAGCTTGGTCTGGTCATCTACCTTTCCGCGGCGCTGGCAAGCCGCGGCGATCGCATCACCTCGTTGACGCGGGGACTGGCGCCGCTGTGCGTGCCGGTCTTCTTGACGGCGATGCTCGTGCTGATAGAGCCGGACATCGGGACGTCGAGCTTAATTATCTTCACCGCGTTTGCGATGTTCTTCGCCGCGGGCGCCCGCATAGAACATCTGCTGATGGTCGTTGCGGTCACCGTCCCGCCGGTGGCGATCGCGATTATGAGCAGCCCGTACAAACGCGCGCGCATGCTGGCGTTCTTGCATCCATTTAAAGACGCGCAGAACACCGGCTTTCACATCGTGCAGTCGCTGCTCGCACTGGGCAGCGGCGGGCTGTTCGGCGTCGGTTTGGGAGAATCGCGCGCGAAGTTCTTCTATCTGCCCGAGCAGTACACGGATTTCATCTTCTCGGTGCTGGGTGAAGAGCTCGGGCTGATCGGCACGGCAACGGTGCTGATTCTGTTCGGGACGCTTGCCTACCGGTCTATCCGCATTGCGATCGCCGCACCCGATCGCTTCGGATTCTTCTTGGCAACGGGCTGCGCCGCCATGATTGTGATTCAAGCCTTCGTCAACATCGCGGTCGTTACGTCATCCTGGCCGGTGACGGGCGTACCGCTTCCGTTCATTTCGTTCGGCGGCAGCTCGCTGATCGTGTCGCTGATTGCGGTCGCGTTGATCATCAACGTCGGCCGGCATCGGCGACTCAACCCCTAA